In Nocardia sp. NBC_00403, one DNA window encodes the following:
- a CDS encoding biliverdin-producing heme oxygenase, producing the protein MSDTIPFSTAIRTATEEQHTEAENSRFMSDMLGGALGVDSYHRYTGQLWFIYRALEGRWNHLSDDPVAGPFIRPELARTAELERDLTHLIGPAWREDLQPLPATAAYAARIVECAHQWPAGYIAHHYTRYLGDLSGGQVIRGTAEKLWNLPHRGDGVRFYVFDAVGNPAAFKREYRALLDQLPFDELERRRVLDEGKRAFAMNTAVFEELAAEFPARRPS; encoded by the coding sequence ATGTCGGACACAATTCCGTTCTCGACGGCGATCCGTACCGCCACCGAGGAACAGCACACCGAGGCCGAGAACTCCCGGTTCATGAGCGACATGCTCGGCGGCGCGCTCGGTGTGGACTCCTATCACCGCTACACCGGTCAGCTCTGGTTCATCTACCGCGCACTCGAAGGGCGCTGGAACCACCTCTCCGACGATCCGGTAGCGGGTCCGTTCATCCGACCGGAACTGGCGAGGACCGCGGAATTGGAACGCGACCTCACCCACCTGATCGGACCGGCCTGGCGCGAAGACCTGCAACCGCTGCCCGCGACCGCCGCCTACGCCGCCCGCATCGTCGAGTGCGCACACCAATGGCCCGCCGGCTACATCGCCCACCACTACACCCGCTACCTCGGCGACCTGTCCGGCGGACAGGTCATCCGCGGCACCGCCGAAAAACTCTGGAACCTGCCGCATCGCGGCGATGGCGTGCGCTTCTACGTCTTCGATGCCGTCGGCAACCCGGCCGCCTTCAAGCGCGAATACCGGGCCCTGCTGGATCAACTGCCCTTCGACGAGCTCGAACGCCGCAGGGTGCTCGACGAAGGCAAGCGCGCCTTCGCCATGAACACCGCGGTCTTCGAGGAGTTGGCCGCCGAATTCCCGGCCCGGCGGCCATCCTGA